The Nitrospirales bacterium genome includes a window with the following:
- the ispG gene encoding flavodoxin-dependent (E)-4-hydroxy-3-methylbut-2-enyl-diphosphate synthase has protein sequence MYITRRKTKQVQVGNVKIGGDAPISVQSMTIPHPSDVQSTLEQIQQLEQAGCELIRVAVPDLEAAAALPKIKPHMSVPLIADIHFDHRLALKAAEVVDCVRINPGNIGPWWKTEEVIKAVNDNGIPLRIGVNGGSLEKPLLEKYGYPTAEALAESALNAVHALEDVGFTNMKVSLKASDVHMAIDAYWLFAQQSNYPLHIGITEAGTAMTGAVKSALGLGWLLSQGIGDTLRVSLAADPVEEVKVGFEILKSLELRHRGVNVIACPTCGRVEIDVVKMANELERRLAHIKTPMTVSVLGCVVNGIGEGKEADIGIAGGQGAGILFKQGKLMHKVPSEELVDTLVEEVELMAKEKEAELGRESMNAVSSHQTLSSFDHSQSHSLRTEPRENSRELPVLPVRS, from the coding sequence GTGTACATCACCCGTCGGAAAACCAAGCAAGTACAAGTTGGGAACGTCAAAATTGGGGGGGATGCCCCTATCTCCGTTCAATCCATGACGATTCCGCATCCTAGCGATGTTCAGTCTACGCTCGAGCAAATTCAGCAGCTTGAGCAAGCCGGGTGCGAATTAATTCGAGTCGCGGTCCCAGACCTGGAAGCTGCCGCAGCACTCCCCAAGATTAAACCGCACATGTCAGTGCCTTTAATCGCCGATATTCACTTCGATCACCGTTTAGCCTTGAAAGCGGCAGAGGTCGTGGATTGCGTCCGAATCAATCCAGGAAATATCGGGCCATGGTGGAAAACGGAAGAAGTCATCAAGGCGGTGAATGACAATGGTATTCCACTCCGTATCGGTGTAAATGGAGGGTCGCTTGAAAAGCCGCTACTGGAGAAGTACGGCTATCCTACGGCCGAAGCCTTAGCTGAATCGGCTCTGAATGCTGTCCATGCACTGGAAGATGTGGGCTTCACGAACATGAAAGTTTCACTAAAAGCTTCAGACGTCCACATGGCGATTGATGCCTACTGGCTGTTCGCACAACAATCCAACTATCCTCTGCATATCGGCATCACCGAAGCGGGCACGGCCATGACGGGAGCCGTCAAGTCGGCCTTGGGTTTAGGGTGGCTGTTGTCACAAGGCATCGGCGATACCTTGCGTGTTTCGCTGGCCGCCGATCCTGTCGAAGAAGTCAAAGTTGGGTTTGAAATCTTAAAGTCTCTTGAGCTAAGGCATCGTGGGGTGAATGTGATTGCCTGTCCCACCTGTGGTCGGGTAGAAATCGATGTCGTCAAAATGGCGAATGAACTTGAGAGGCGATTAGCTCACATTAAAACTCCCATGACGGTTTCGGTCTTGGGGTGCGTGGTGAATGGGATAGGTGAAGGGAAAGAAGCCGATATTGGCATTGCCGGAGGTCAAGGGGCAGGGATCCTGTTTAAACAAGGTAAGCTGATGCATAAGGTGCCATCGGAAGAGTTGGTGGATACATTGGTCGAAGAAGTCGAATTGATGGCGAAAGAAAAAGAAGCTGAATTGGGTCGTGAGTCTATGAATGCTGTGTCATCTCATCAGACTCTTTCCTCTTTCGATCACTCGCAGTCACACTCGTTACGAACCGAGCCTCGAGAGAATTCACGAGAACTTCCAGTCCTTCCAGTCCGTTCCTGA
- the dxs gene encoding 1-deoxy-D-xylulose-5-phosphate synthase, giving the protein MSVLKRIESPQDLKKLSPDEFPELCQEIRSLIISVVSDVGGHLASNLGVVELTVALHYLLKTPQDRIVWDTSNQAYAHKLLTGRREQFHTLRQFGGMSGFCKREESDYDAFNAGHAGTGVSAAVGFSEAHEQLRLPHRTVCVVGDGALTAGMTLEGLQHAGDLGRNLIVILNDNQMSISRNVGAISAYLNRTFTGEFYTRLREETSQLLETIPQIGEPVKKMAIRAEELAKGFLLPGLLFEELGFRYVGPIDGHNFEHLLPTLENILKLKGPTLLHVITKKGLGFEPAMKNPVWFHACSPFDAHTGEPKKKSSRPSYSAVAVKTLVNMAKEDKRIVAITAAMCEGTGLNAFEKAFPDRLYDVGIAEQHAVTFAAGLAAQGMRPVICMYSTFLQRAYDQVVHDVATQDLPVTLCIDRGGLVAEDGTTHHGAFDYAYLRHVPNMIVMAPKDENELQHMVKSCVHYDKPVAVRYPRGSSLGVPMDPEPEPLPLGQGELLREGDDVALVAVGVLVHHALEAADRLAEEGISAAVVNARFVKPLDEALIGNVARNVKCLLTMEEGCRMGGFGSAVLESLSDQGLWQLPTKVLGLPDIYIEQGPQELLREKYGLTANGIYDQAKALLERVSLQTTVMS; this is encoded by the coding sequence ATGTCGGTATTAAAAAGGATTGAGAGTCCTCAAGATCTCAAAAAGCTCTCTCCGGATGAGTTTCCTGAGCTCTGTCAAGAAATCCGGAGTCTCATTATCTCTGTAGTCTCGGATGTCGGTGGACACCTTGCGTCAAATTTGGGTGTCGTCGAATTGACGGTTGCGCTGCATTATCTCCTTAAAACGCCTCAAGATAGGATTGTATGGGACACGAGTAATCAAGCCTATGCTCATAAGTTGTTGACCGGTAGACGAGAACAATTCCATACCCTGCGCCAGTTCGGCGGCATGAGTGGATTCTGTAAGAGAGAAGAAAGTGATTACGATGCTTTTAATGCCGGACATGCAGGGACGGGTGTTTCAGCCGCAGTCGGGTTCTCCGAGGCTCATGAGCAACTCAGGCTTCCGCATCGAACGGTTTGTGTCGTGGGAGATGGGGCGCTCACGGCCGGTATGACCTTGGAAGGATTACAGCACGCAGGAGATCTTGGAAGAAATCTCATTGTGATACTCAATGATAATCAAATGTCGATATCCCGGAATGTCGGGGCCATCTCTGCATACTTGAATCGAACCTTTACGGGTGAGTTTTACACCAGACTTCGTGAAGAAACTTCGCAACTGCTCGAGACCATTCCGCAAATTGGCGAGCCCGTCAAGAAAATGGCCATTCGGGCGGAAGAACTCGCCAAAGGCTTTTTGCTTCCGGGCTTGCTCTTTGAAGAGTTAGGGTTTCGTTATGTCGGACCGATCGATGGACACAATTTTGAACATCTTTTGCCGACCCTGGAAAATATACTCAAACTCAAAGGGCCCACGCTTCTGCACGTGATCACGAAAAAGGGGCTCGGGTTCGAGCCGGCCATGAAGAATCCGGTCTGGTTCCATGCCTGCTCACCGTTTGATGCCCATACCGGTGAACCCAAGAAGAAATCATCCAGGCCGTCATATAGCGCTGTGGCCGTGAAGACATTGGTCAATATGGCCAAGGAAGATAAACGGATCGTCGCGATCACCGCGGCGATGTGCGAAGGCACCGGTCTCAATGCCTTTGAAAAAGCATTTCCCGATCGTCTGTACGATGTCGGGATTGCCGAACAACATGCTGTAACCTTTGCAGCTGGCCTCGCAGCCCAAGGCATGCGTCCCGTGATCTGTATGTATTCCACGTTCTTGCAGCGGGCCTATGATCAGGTGGTCCATGACGTGGCGACCCAAGACTTGCCCGTCACATTGTGCATTGACCGGGGAGGTTTGGTGGCCGAAGACGGAACGACTCACCACGGCGCCTTTGACTATGCCTATCTTCGGCACGTTCCAAACATGATTGTCATGGCACCAAAAGATGAGAATGAATTGCAGCACATGGTGAAGAGTTGTGTGCATTACGATAAGCCTGTGGCCGTGAGGTACCCGCGTGGTTCGAGCCTTGGTGTGCCCATGGATCCCGAGCCTGAGCCACTTCCTCTCGGGCAGGGAGAGTTACTGCGAGAAGGCGACGACGTGGCGCTTGTGGCGGTCGGGGTGCTTGTTCACCATGCCTTGGAGGCAGCCGATCGACTGGCCGAGGAAGGTATTTCGGCGGCCGTGGTGAATGCCCGTTTTGTGAAGCCTCTTGATGAAGCGTTGATCGGGAATGTGGCTCGAAACGTGAAATGTCTGTTGACCATGGAAGAAGGATGCCGCATGGGTGGTTTTGGATCGGCCGTCCTGGAGTCATTATCAGACCAAGGTCTATGGCAGCTGCCAACCAAAGTGTTAGGGCTTCCCGATATCTATATTGAGCAGGGCCCTCAAGAACTCTTGCGCGAAAAGTATGGATTGACGGCGAATGGCATCTATGATCAAGCTAAAGCCCTTCTTGAACGGGTTTCCCTCCAGACGACTGTCATGAGTTAG
- the hpnH gene encoding adenosyl-hopene transferase HpnH: MAVPVSQMFTVAKYVITQKLKKTKRYPLVLMLEPLFRCNLECAGCGKIQYPEHVLDRRLTPEQCWAAADDCGAPIVSIPGGEPLIHPEMPKIIQGLVARKKYVYLCTNAILLERKLADYTPSKYLTFSIHMDGLRDEHDLAVCRDGVYDVAVKAIRAALKRGFRVTTNTTLFDDANPSRVRKFFDEMMGLGVEGMMISPGYSYDKAPDQNSFLKRDRTRALFTQLLSERKRAWQFNQSPLFLEFLMGKRDYQCTPWGNPTYNVFGWQKPCYLIQDGYVSSFRELLEETDWDQYGTGRNDKCRDCMVHCGYEASAVEDTFSTWSGFLGTVRATLFPKAT, translated from the coding sequence ATGGCCGTACCTGTCTCTCAGATGTTCACTGTCGCGAAGTATGTCATTACTCAAAAGCTCAAAAAAACCAAGCGATATCCGCTCGTTCTCATGCTTGAGCCCCTCTTTCGCTGTAACCTTGAATGTGCGGGGTGCGGAAAAATTCAATATCCCGAGCATGTTCTTGATCGTCGGCTGACTCCCGAGCAATGCTGGGCGGCGGCTGACGACTGTGGTGCGCCGATTGTCAGTATCCCTGGTGGAGAGCCGCTGATTCATCCGGAAATGCCGAAGATCATCCAAGGATTGGTCGCCAGAAAGAAGTATGTGTATCTGTGCACGAATGCGATCTTATTAGAGCGGAAGTTGGCCGATTATACCCCGTCTAAATATTTAACCTTTAGTATTCATATGGACGGGTTGAGGGATGAACATGATTTGGCCGTGTGTCGTGATGGGGTCTACGATGTGGCGGTCAAGGCCATCCGGGCGGCGTTGAAGCGCGGGTTTCGCGTCACGACCAATACCACATTGTTTGATGATGCGAATCCGTCTCGCGTCCGAAAATTTTTCGACGAAATGATGGGGCTGGGTGTCGAAGGCATGATGATCTCACCGGGCTATAGTTATGACAAGGCTCCTGACCAAAACAGTTTTCTTAAGCGCGATCGCACGCGTGCGCTCTTTACTCAGCTGCTCAGTGAGCGAAAGAGGGCCTGGCAGTTCAATCAATCTCCGCTCTTCTTGGAATTTTTGATGGGGAAGCGAGACTATCAATGTACCCCCTGGGGGAATCCTACGTATAATGTTTTTGGCTGGCAGAAGCCGTGCTATTTAATTCAGGATGGCTACGTGTCTTCATTTCGTGAGCTCCTCGAAGAGACCGACTGGGATCAGTACGGAACTGGGCGCAATGACAAGTGTCGCGATTGCATGGTGCATTGTGGGTATGAAGCCTCAGCGGTTGAAGATACCTTTAGCACGTGGTCCGGGTTTTTGGGGACAGTCCGGGCGACACTCTTTCCAAAGGCGACTTAG
- a CDS encoding outer membrane protein assembly factor codes for MSSIASLAIAKRSIFGVPAISTSKNDGRDFGIIVPILESDDEGNLVSLMAPMVIHNSFLGVRGTMNYYRYWSAGRQLEFVGSYTEDIERKLKIQYKDPGFIQGLFFLDVGAEFFKNATKRFYGIGQTTPKSNETNYTSREIGVRWNFGIHLNDVTRLMIGQRYRDVEMQPGGVDTLPYTKDRFPGVDGTQRVTILANRLSFQYDSRDNLVTPTAGVRAEAYAEAVHNFQRQSADDFVYFRYGVDVRALFPSPSKRLILAVRGNVQLSVGSGIPFYERSSLGGQDNLRGYGQDRFIDRHLVSLNVEERIHALGINLFNVNVEFEVVPFIDMGRTYRNFKYRQFNEYELTPGIGFRGIVRPNVVGRVDWAYSKDGGAVFAGLSYPF; via the coding sequence ATGAGCAGTATCGCCTCCCTGGCGATCGCGAAACGTTCGATCTTTGGCGTCCCTGCCATTTCAACCTCTAAGAATGATGGCCGAGATTTTGGGATCATCGTCCCAATTTTGGAGTCGGATGATGAGGGCAATCTTGTCTCTCTTATGGCGCCGATGGTGATTCATAATTCGTTCTTGGGCGTTCGCGGCACGATGAATTATTATCGGTACTGGTCTGCGGGGCGGCAATTAGAATTCGTCGGGTCCTACACGGAAGACATCGAGCGGAAGCTCAAGATTCAATATAAGGACCCGGGGTTTATTCAAGGGCTCTTTTTTCTCGATGTGGGCGCGGAGTTTTTTAAGAACGCAACGAAACGATTTTATGGGATCGGCCAGACCACGCCGAAAAGTAATGAAACCAATTACACGAGTCGAGAAATCGGAGTGCGTTGGAATTTTGGGATTCATCTCAACGACGTGACGCGTTTAATGATCGGCCAGCGATATCGTGATGTCGAAATGCAGCCTGGCGGTGTGGATACGTTGCCGTATACCAAAGATCGGTTCCCTGGAGTTGATGGAACGCAAAGAGTCACGATATTGGCCAATCGCCTGAGTTTTCAGTATGACAGTCGTGATAATCTCGTGACCCCCACGGCTGGAGTTCGCGCGGAAGCCTACGCCGAAGCTGTTCATAATTTTCAGCGGCAGAGTGCGGATGATTTCGTCTACTTTCGGTATGGGGTCGATGTTCGCGCCTTATTCCCCAGCCCCTCGAAACGTCTGATCCTTGCCGTTCGTGGGAATGTACAGCTCAGTGTCGGGAGTGGTATCCCGTTCTATGAACGAAGCTCGTTAGGAGGACAGGATAATTTACGGGGATATGGGCAGGATCGTTTTATCGATCGACACCTTGTCTCATTGAATGTTGAAGAGCGTATTCATGCGCTGGGAATCAATTTATTTAACGTGAATGTTGAGTTTGAAGTCGTCCCATTCATCGATATGGGAAGGACATACCGGAATTTTAAATATCGACAATTTAATGAATATGAGCTGACGCCGGGTATCGGGTTTCGCGGGATAGTCCGTCCTAATGTCGTGGGACGGGTCGATTGGGCGTACAGTAAAGACGGTGGAGCGGTCTTTGCGGGCTTGAGTTATCCGTTCTAG
- a CDS encoding cytochrome ubiquinol oxidase subunit I yields MKTLSRSLLMLTGLVAVGAASAYGQIPDAPVVDFPYAGNRTGVWVVAQLHILFAAFILGAPIFAVVSEWLGYKNNDPKYDRLAKEVTKVTVILYSMTALTGGLFIFVLLGTYPDFTTWLIKNFFLVFAIIYPLLFIAETIILYTYFYSWDSMKGSKKARHIALGVLLNLVGTITLFVIDGPTAFMNTPAKAAEGMSLVEFVQTAGLWDKVANYSWMPLNLHRLVGNVTFGGFIAGLIAAYMYMRSRSDEERAYYDWMGFIGNLIGVGALLLLPFMGYLLAYELCDYDASICPYMMADQLSMFFEMQGAMIGLIFLASNYYIWLSMKRIQGVEQVRISGLVMIAVIIMPAVMGLAWKMFPPPEWQSLIFLAALVVLPPVLSKLPGLRFTVSAFTMIKVGFLMIVVADAIWMTPHGFVATQGLATHDLELPEWAQELALMPAKNAAAFTLVFLTVVNYILYNRAIRMGSISWGKIDFASQFVLIFLAFSAIWTMGLMGTVRSLTRKYFHVYNLVPDFTSEAFTPTLAYSAWWITGCTIVFFVVVSFAIMVTLRITKDKAPEAQGVPLPEGAK; encoded by the coding sequence TTGAAAACACTGAGTCGAAGCTTATTGATGCTAACTGGCCTTGTGGCCGTGGGGGCAGCTTCTGCGTATGGGCAAATCCCAGACGCGCCAGTTGTTGATTTTCCGTATGCGGGGAATCGCACCGGTGTTTGGGTTGTCGCGCAGTTGCATATCTTGTTCGCTGCCTTCATTCTCGGCGCACCGATTTTTGCGGTTGTTTCTGAGTGGCTAGGGTATAAGAATAATGACCCCAAGTATGATCGACTCGCAAAGGAGGTCACCAAGGTCACGGTCATCCTGTATAGCATGACCGCGTTGACAGGTGGTCTCTTTATCTTTGTGTTGTTGGGGACTTACCCGGATTTTACGACCTGGTTGATCAAGAACTTTTTCCTGGTCTTTGCCATTATCTATCCCCTGCTCTTCATCGCAGAAACGATCATTCTCTATACTTATTTCTATTCATGGGATTCGATGAAAGGAAGTAAGAAGGCTCGCCATATCGCGTTAGGCGTGTTGTTGAACCTTGTTGGGACGATTACGCTGTTCGTGATCGATGGGCCTACGGCATTTATGAATACCCCGGCCAAGGCGGCTGAGGGAATGTCGCTCGTGGAGTTTGTGCAGACCGCGGGCCTGTGGGATAAGGTGGCCAACTATAGTTGGATGCCGCTGAACCTTCACCGTCTGGTCGGAAATGTGACGTTTGGAGGGTTCATTGCTGGATTAATCGCAGCTTATATGTACATGCGTTCCCGGTCTGATGAGGAGCGAGCTTACTACGATTGGATGGGATTTATCGGAAATCTTATCGGGGTAGGAGCGCTGCTATTGCTCCCGTTCATGGGCTATTTGTTGGCGTATGAGCTTTGTGACTACGATGCTTCAATTTGCCCGTATATGATGGCGGATCAGTTGTCGATGTTCTTTGAGATGCAGGGGGCCATGATTGGCCTGATTTTTCTCGCCAGTAATTATTATATCTGGCTTAGTATGAAGCGGATTCAGGGTGTCGAGCAGGTAAGGATATCAGGACTGGTGATGATCGCGGTTATCATTATGCCAGCCGTGATGGGACTGGCCTGGAAGATGTTTCCGCCTCCGGAATGGCAGTCATTGATATTCCTGGCTGCCCTTGTTGTTCTGCCTCCTGTTCTTAGTAAGCTTCCCGGGTTGAGGTTTACCGTGTCAGCCTTCACGATGATCAAGGTTGGGTTCTTGATGATCGTCGTCGCTGATGCGATTTGGATGACCCCGCATGGTTTTGTGGCGACTCAGGGATTGGCCACGCATGACCTAGAACTTCCAGAGTGGGCGCAAGAACTGGCTTTGATGCCAGCGAAAAATGCCGCTGCGTTTACCTTGGTGTTCCTGACCGTCGTGAATTATATTCTGTACAATCGAGCGATTCGAATGGGGAGCATCTCTTGGGGGAAAATCGATTTTGCCTCGCAATTTGTTCTCATTTTCCTGGCCTTCAGTGCGATATGGACTATGGGCTTGATGGGGACGGTTCGCTCGTTGACCCGCAAGTATTTCCATGTTTACAACCTGGTTCCGGACTTCACTTCTGAGGCCTTTACCCCCACGTTGGCGTATTCCGCCTGGTGGATCACCGGTTGTACGATTGTCTTCTTTGTTGTGGTCAGTTTTGCCATTATGGTCACACTTCGAATTACGAAAGATAAAGCTCCTGAAGCACAGGGAGTTCCACTTCCTGAAGGGGCGAAATAA
- a CDS encoding cytochrome c produces the protein MFNQGVGYMKQRYSVKAVFLIGLSVISLTITACGGGGSEGPPKPPPPAPPEYADKHMPADYWNNPAIIEQGQAIYTGQQNIDVNCASCHGKNGKPVKAGARDFRNTEHMKLFSDSQWFWRVSEGVKGTKMKAWKSKLSEDEIWKVIAFEATFGLKGQKYDVEKKAWVPN, from the coding sequence ATGTTTAATCAGGGGGTTGGGTATATGAAGCAACGCTACAGTGTTAAGGCCGTATTCTTGATCGGGCTATCCGTTATAAGTTTAACCATCACGGCATGTGGTGGAGGAGGTTCTGAGGGTCCGCCAAAACCGCCGCCACCGGCTCCACCAGAGTATGCGGATAAGCATATGCCTGCTGATTACTGGAATAATCCAGCGATTATCGAGCAAGGGCAAGCCATCTACACAGGGCAACAGAATATTGACGTGAATTGCGCAAGTTGCCATGGGAAAAATGGGAAACCTGTAAAGGCTGGGGCAAGAGATTTTCGAAATACCGAACACATGAAGCTCTTTTCTGACTCACAGTGGTTTTGGCGTGTGTCGGAGGGTGTGAAGGGGACAAAGATGAAAGCTTGGAAGAGCAAGCTATCGGAAGATGAAATTTGGAAAGTCATTGCCTTTGAAGCTACGTTTGGGTTGAAGGGGCAAAAATATGATGTAGAGAAGAAGGCATGGGTGCCAAACTGA
- a CDS encoding ubiquinol-cytochrome c reductase iron-sulfur subunit — protein sequence MQETSGQRQERKVPIGEVQEIVNEEEITLRCSRGEFAQFPVLDRDHYVTTHEVEIAHLEDNLHVEPGEVLVPFPCLERDVPRRTFFTNMTHAIGALIALPLAFPVLKYLMKPMYKPFDNEWFNVGNIKKITKENIGYQFKFDRGFKEAFMPEQQIEKNIWVVKATPEVKKAVYDGKDRKYYDNNGNVIWVNKANSPYIGYSGKCPHLGCGYKWRKTKNFPDGVFLCPCHLSIYDEAGKVLDGPAPRALDVLPLDVNAGGEIKIIDVEYKAGVKNQIRLL from the coding sequence GTGCAGGAAACCTCAGGTCAGCGACAGGAGCGTAAGGTTCCTATTGGGGAAGTCCAGGAAATCGTGAATGAGGAGGAAATCACTCTTCGGTGTTCTAGGGGTGAGTTTGCGCAATTTCCAGTCCTGGATCGGGATCACTATGTGACGACCCATGAGGTCGAGATTGCGCATCTTGAAGACAACCTGCATGTTGAGCCTGGAGAGGTATTAGTCCCTTTTCCATGCTTGGAACGCGATGTTCCGCGCCGAACGTTTTTCACGAATATGACTCATGCGATCGGAGCCCTCATCGCTCTGCCTTTGGCGTTTCCTGTCTTGAAATACCTTATGAAGCCGATGTACAAGCCATTCGATAATGAATGGTTTAACGTCGGTAATATTAAAAAAATCACGAAAGAAAATATCGGGTATCAGTTCAAGTTTGATCGCGGGTTTAAAGAAGCTTTCATGCCAGAGCAACAAATTGAAAAAAATATCTGGGTCGTCAAGGCCACACCTGAGGTCAAGAAAGCCGTCTACGACGGGAAAGACCGAAAGTATTACGATAACAATGGTAACGTCATCTGGGTGAATAAAGCCAACTCTCCCTACATCGGCTATTCGGGCAAATGTCCTCATCTTGGCTGCGGGTATAAATGGAGAAAGACAAAGAATTTTCCCGATGGTGTATTTTTGTGTCCTTGTCATTTGAGCATCTATGATGAAGCGGGTAAGGTGCTTGATGGCCCTGCGCCGAGGGCCCTAGATGTACTTCCGCTTGATGTGAATGCTGGTGGAGAAATAAAAATCATTGACGTGGAATACAAGGCTGGCGTGAAGAATCAAATTCGACTTTTATAA
- a CDS encoding ABC transporter substrate-binding protein, producing the protein MESAKNVSIVVLSLCVICVMFLSSIGHAASPVTATESIKETIDQVLAVLRNEELKGADKKDERLTQLTEIIGQRFDYEEMGKRTLSREWKNLTPEQQEEFVGLFQRFLTKSYAGNVDSYSGETIEYIKERNKGDFAEVQTKVVSLKSQVPLDYRLLKKNEEWRIYDVVIDGVSLMKNYRGQFDRILKTSSFEGLLTKLRAKADQAQP; encoded by the coding sequence ATGGAATCAGCTAAGAATGTGAGTATCGTGGTCCTGAGTCTTTGTGTGATCTGCGTCATGTTTCTCTCTTCGATCGGGCATGCGGCGAGTCCGGTCACTGCGACGGAGTCGATTAAAGAAACGATTGACCAGGTTCTTGCCGTGTTACGGAATGAGGAACTCAAGGGTGCGGATAAAAAAGATGAACGTTTAACTCAGTTGACCGAAATCATTGGGCAACGGTTCGACTATGAAGAAATGGGAAAGCGGACTCTTTCTCGAGAATGGAAAAACCTGACTCCTGAACAACAAGAGGAATTCGTGGGTCTGTTTCAACGATTTCTCACCAAATCCTATGCTGGCAACGTTGATTCATACTCGGGTGAAACCATTGAGTATATTAAAGAGCGGAACAAAGGAGACTTTGCCGAAGTCCAAACGAAAGTCGTCTCGCTCAAGTCTCAAGTCCCCTTGGATTATCGTCTTCTTAAAAAGAATGAAGAGTGGCGAATTTACGACGTCGTCATCGATGGTGTGAGTCTCATGAAAAATTACCGCGGACAATTTGACCGGATCCTCAAAACCTCTTCGTTTGAAGGTCTCTTGACCAAGCTTCGGGCGAAAGCTGATCAGGCACAACCCTGA
- a CDS encoding tetratricopeptide repeat protein → MSVLHVWSQQDETFYLQTIHEQIKHAQVEIEASPRDPRLLTKLAGLYLNLGAVKQGSIEQRISFHEQGAQLAKRALTIQETLADAHFYYAANLGSATQLKGMMASAFVVQELKSHANRALELQHDHVPALHMLGRIFDELPWFLGGDEELALQYMERAVAIDEHDVHVRLDLAKLYIKRDHVHAAKRELEKIVTENSQKQDWMWKRYYQPEATELLTELQSYDDADQE, encoded by the coding sequence ATGTCTGTGCTACATGTGTGGAGCCAGCAGGATGAGACATTCTATCTTCAGACGATTCACGAACAGATCAAGCATGCGCAGGTCGAGATTGAGGCAAGTCCGCGTGATCCGCGACTTCTCACAAAGCTGGCGGGTCTGTATTTGAATCTTGGCGCGGTGAAACAGGGTTCAATCGAACAACGGATTTCTTTTCATGAACAGGGAGCGCAGCTCGCTAAACGAGCCTTGACGATTCAAGAAACTCTGGCTGATGCGCATTTTTACTATGCGGCCAATCTCGGAAGCGCGACCCAGCTTAAAGGAATGATGGCATCAGCATTCGTTGTCCAAGAGTTGAAGTCCCACGCCAATCGAGCCCTGGAACTTCAACACGATCATGTCCCGGCACTTCACATGCTTGGTCGGATATTCGATGAGTTGCCCTGGTTTCTCGGTGGCGATGAAGAGTTGGCTCTCCAATATATGGAACGAGCGGTCGCAATCGATGAACATGACGTTCATGTCCGCCTTGATCTTGCAAAATTGTACATCAAAAGAGACCACGTCCACGCCGCGAAGCGGGAGCTCGAGAAGATCGTGACCGAGAACTCTCAAAAACAGGATTGGATGTGGAAACGGTATTATCAACCCGAGGCGACTGAGTTGCTCACGGAACTTCAATCATATGATGATGCGGATCAGGAGTAA
- a CDS encoding cytochrome c: MAQQSLMGNIMKKGIIGVIVGGILVVIAKLTHFPFVFQVMFFMYAMLGALVFILLDAPSMKRLEGGKAAVGLVVFYVILSLVYIGGASGLPQYDPEDEKGKIDKILKARKARTEQGKAEELLARTKALDERAIAIDKKLNTLGAGKIEVVEEVVSVTSAAGGDIIALGKEQWELQECYNCHKLFGEGGKKRGPVLDNIGSLMTPAQLKEKIIDPKSWMAEGFDKQYKKGKMPDKYKDLMFDNEIDALVAFLASLKDTSVETPKPIKMN; the protein is encoded by the coding sequence ATGGCTCAGCAAAGTTTGATGGGTAACATCATGAAAAAGGGCATCATTGGCGTGATCGTCGGGGGCATTCTCGTCGTCATTGCCAAGCTGACCCATTTTCCGTTTGTGTTTCAAGTGATGTTCTTTATGTATGCGATGTTGGGTGCATTGGTCTTTATTCTTCTTGATGCGCCTTCGATGAAACGGTTGGAGGGCGGAAAAGCCGCGGTCGGGCTTGTTGTGTTTTATGTCATCTTATCTTTGGTGTACATCGGAGGAGCCAGCGGGCTACCTCAGTACGATCCAGAAGATGAAAAGGGAAAGATTGATAAAATCCTCAAAGCAAGGAAAGCTCGAACGGAACAAGGAAAGGCGGAGGAACTCCTTGCTCGGACTAAGGCTCTCGATGAACGAGCGATAGCTATCGACAAAAAGTTAAATACCCTCGGAGCAGGGAAGATAGAAGTTGTTGAAGAGGTAGTGTCTGTGACCTCTGCTGCCGGTGGAGATATTATTGCACTGGGAAAAGAGCAATGGGAGCTGCAGGAATGCTATAACTGCCACAAACTCTTTGGAGAGGGTGGGAAAAAGCGGGGCCCTGTTCTGGATAACATCGGAAGTCTCATGACGCCAGCGCAGCTTAAAGAGAAAATTATCGACCCAAAGAGTTGGATGGCTGAAGGCTTTGATAAACAATACAAAAAAGGCAAGATGCCGGACAAGTATAAAGATCTCATGTTTGATAATGAAATCGACGCGCTTGTGGCCTTTCTGGCCTCACTGAAGGATACGTCTGTCGAAACGCCGAAACCCATTAAGATGAACTAA